ATCATTCATTTGGGAATTTCCACTAACCGCAAGTTTTGCATTATTTTTATTCTTATTGTATCCAACTGTTTCCATTTTTATGCCAAACTTGGTTACGGAATATTTCATAGCGACTCCTGGTGAATTCGAGCCAATCAATTGGATCTTATCCACTTTTTTTCATGGATCTGGTGCCCATCTCTTATCTAATTTGTTTTTCCTTTTGTTACTTGGCAGGGTGGTGGAGAAACGAGTTGGTAAAACAAGATGGTTACTGTTTTATTTTATGGCCGGTTTCCTTTCAGTGTTAGGTGATGGGATTGTGCGAGGTTTTATTTTAGGAGATAAAACACCTATTGTTGGTGCGAGTGGTTCAATTTCTGGACTTGCATCTGCGGCTACTTTGTTATCGCCTTTTCGATTTCCAATTTCTAAGACCAAATCGATACCTTTTCCTGTATTTTTGTTCGGTTGGATGATGGTATATTCAGATGTAACCAATGTTTTTGCGAGAGATAATGTGGCTCATTGGGCACACTTAGGTGGTTTTTTCTCAGTATTTGTGACAAGTTATTTATTAGGGGAAAAAGAAAGGCAAGAAATCAGACAAGGCTTTCTTCTCAACTTTACCTTTTTTACATTGACTATCATTCTTCTATTTTTTATCAACAATAGGTAATGAATCTAAAATTTAGAGCAAAGGATTATCTCTCCAGTGACTCCTTTGAACCAGCTGAATACGAATACATTGGCAATCAAAAAGACGGATGGGAAATCAAACGAAATGGTGAACCATACCTCCAATTAGGACCAGGCTACATTCCATTAAAAACTATTTCATGTGGTGTTTGTTCCACTGATATCGATCGGAGATTTTTACCATTTCCTCTCCCACAAATTATCGGGCATGAGGTCTTAGCAGAAGGTCTCGAAGAAAACCAAGGCAAACAATTCGTCGTTGAGATCAATGACACTTACGAAGCACGAGGGGATAAAGAACCAGATTTATTTTGTAAGGAAGGAATTCCGACACACTCACCGGAACGAAGGGTTTTAGGGATCGATCGATTGCCTGGTGGTTTTGGCCCTTATATCCTTGCTCCAATAAACGCAGCTATCAGTTTAGAAGGTGTTTCTCCAAAAGCGGCTGTCCTTATGGAACCATTTGCAGCAGCCTTACAAGCCATCATAGCTTCGCCTCCGAAAAAAGGAGACCATGTTGCCGTTTTAGGCCCTAGACGATTAGGGAGTCTAATTCTTGCTGCACTTTCATCCTATCGCAAATCCAATCATGCAGAATTTCGTATAACGGCGATCACACGCCATGACCACTTGGTCAAATTATCGAAAGAAATGGGTGCAGATGACGTAATCGATCTTCGCATAACAAATGTAGAAAATCTAAAAAACAAATTTGACATCGTATATGATACAACATCTACACCATCAGGTTTTGAGTCTGCTATACAGATCGCAAAAAGAGAAGTACATTTAAAAACGACAAATGGCCAACCAATGGCAGGGATAAATCATTTAACAGAACTTGTCGTAGATGAATTGTCCATTCTACCATATTCAGAACAAAATACAAAATTCCATTGGGAAAAAGAAACAAGATCTAACAAAAATATTTTTGTTTTCGATAATGTTTCAGAAGATGTAAAAGCCAAACTGAAACAAAATTTTACTGTTTATGTAGGGGATGAAAAAACAGCTGAATCAATTTTATCATCAAAAGATTTTTTAGGTCATTTGCCAAGATTTGATGTAGTCGTTGTATCAAACCCGAGCGAAATTGGATTGGTTATTCGACCAAATCCTAATCATGAAAATTCATTGGTACGACCACGGGGGGCAATCCTTGTCGATACAACCAATACCAACCAATGGCCAAGCGATCAAAGTTTGGTAGGTGAATTTTTGAAACAAGGCAAAGAGATTCATAGTTCACGTTGTGGTGATTTTCATATGGCAATTTCTTTGTTAAGGGAAAATCCAGAAATTACAAAATCTTTAGAGACAAACTTAATTTCACACCGATACCCTGCTGACAAATTGGAAGAAGCATATAACAAAGCTAAAGATCCATCGAGTGTAAAGGTAGTTGTTGATTTCCAATAACCATATGACTTCAGAAAAAAATATAAAAACATCTCTCGGGCCAACTCTTCATCAAATCGATGAAGGATTATGGGAAATTGACCTAACCAATCTTCGGATTTTTTTCGGACTTTCCATCCTTTCCCGGACCATTGGTGAGGAGATTGGTAACTTATTACAATCGTTACCTGGTGATTTAGCTTTCACATATAAAATCAATCCAAATATCAATCATGAATTAGTGGATATGCATATCCAACATGTTCAAGTTTTTGCAAGAGCTGGAATTTTAAAAGATTGGGTATTATTCAGAGAAGAATTTGAAGAAAATTTACGATTTGTATTTGGGTCATTCCAACAACAATCTATCGCAAAAAAAATACACCCAGAGTTTTACGGTGAGGATCCAAACAGAAATTCTTCGTTAGCATTATTGTTTCCATTTGATACTGATTTTGTTCACCCTTCAGGATATTATATTTTGATGGAGAGAGTACAAAGCCAAAGTCGAATCGGAGATTTTTTTCTTCGCATAACGATTGATTCACAAGAAGATGGATGTTTAAATTTAAAAAATATCCCGCATGAAGTGGTAAGTGATGTACATTCTAGGACGTATATAGCTGGTGCATCAAAGATAAGTGAGTCTCTAAGTAATGGAATTATCAATGTTGCACAGAAAGGAGAAACATTTTACGAAGAAGAAAATAGCCATTTTAGCAAAGTATTTTCGCAAATCGAAAAAACACCTCTTGGGAAATTATCTAATATAAATTTTTATTGGGAAGAACAGTACAGAAATTTAATTATAAGTTCTGATCCAAGTGTTTCATTGTCTATCTTAAAAAAACTCTTTTTACTTTTAGAAGATTCATCTGCTTCTAAAAAAATAAAAGAAGGAAATACTATAAGAGCCATCATAGGCAAAACATCTATCTATGTAGACCTCTCTAGACTTGACAGAGTATTAAACTTTAGTTTTAATCAAAAAAGGACATTAGTAGATCCTAATTTTTATCTAAAAAGAATGCCTATACTTGAAACCATTGCAAATGGCAAAGGTCACAAATTTTCATTTGAAGGTGTTCATATCTTTCTAATTCATCACATAACTTCTGAAATTATTTCATTAATTGAAACCTTCAGAAGACTAAAGGCAAATTCATTAAATGTTGCTTTCGTTAAGTATGGAGGAAATATTCCTCCAGTTTACTTAGATATATTATTAGATATTCCGACAGAAACGTTTTACATGGCGGGATTAGAATTTAAACTCACAAAAAATAATACACCTTATTATGGTGTCTCACCTCTTTATAGTGATTTTGATATTCATGCTACATTTCGGCATAAATTGGAAGAGGCTAAATTGGGATTTTTCGATGCTATGCGAAGATTGTCTACCTATTTGTTTTTAAATCAATTATTGCAACTTGTTGAAAAGAAGGAAAAAATCATTCTGATAGAAGATGGTGGTTACGTTGCACCCGTACTCAATGAATTTGCATTAAATGATATGACATTTGGTGAGGTCCTTTCTGAATTTTGGGTCGAAGGTAAAAACAAATCAATACTTGATCGAAAATTTTCGGAAATTTTAAAAGAACATGTGATTGGATCAGTGGAACATACGAGGAATGGTTTCGACAGACTCACTAAAATAAGAGATGAGAGAAAATCATTAGTTCTGCCTGCTTATTCAATCGCAGTTTCAAACGAAAAAACTTTGGAAGAATCTAAAGAAGTAGCACGTTCCATCATTAATGCAATAGAGAATACATTACATGGAATTGGTAAAGTTTTATCCAAAAGAAAAATACTCATTCTTGGATCAAAGGGTAATATTGGTGGATTTTTAAAGAAATATCTAATCGGTGGTTCGTTACATGAATCAAATTTAGATGTTTTGGAAGTGGATCGTAAATTTGAATTAGAATCAAATTATGTAAAAAAATCATTTCAATCAATAACCAAGACAGAATTTTCAAAAATCGATTTAGTAATCGGTCTGACAGGTGAATCTATTTTAGAACCAAAAGACTTTGAAACTTGGATATTGGAAAGTGAACACAATCAATTGTTTTTGGCTTCAGGTTCGACAAAAACAATTGAGTTTGCAAACTTCATTCAATGGACAAATGAATTAAATACGATTGAAAAACCTAAATTAAAGGATAAAAATCTTTTCATTTCATTCCAACGAATCTTAGACCCTCAAACACAAATGGATTTAGGTTCAAAAATTATTTTTAAAATTCCCGAGATGAACTTAGAAAAAGAAATTTACCTAATCAGTGATGGAAGTCCTGTAAACTTTTTATTTTTTGGTGTACCAACAGAATCTATGGATCCGATTATTTCACAATTAGCAAGTGTATCCTTAGGAATGGTAAACCAATACAAGAAGAAAAAACTATTATCTCCAGAGTTATATGCAGTTGATCATCAAATCGATGTTTGGGGAAACTTATTGTGAGTAAACATGGTTTTTTTCAAATTACCCAAAAGCTCTTTTTAAGAGACGGAAATTCATTACTAGTACTACGTGATCAAAAATCTGGTCACGGTGACCTCCCTGGTGGAAGGATGAATGAAGATGAATTTTTTGAAGACTGGATGGAAAGTGTATACCGAGAAATTAACGAAGAATTGGGTGAAAGTATTAAAATTGATGTTAACCCAAAACCAATTTTTGTTCATAAACATAAGGTTAATGAAGGAAATTTCCCTTGTATCATTATCGCCTATGAAGCAAAATTAAAACAAGGGAAGGTTCGATTGTCAGACGAGCATGATTATATGGAATGGGTAGACATTCACTCATTTGATCCCAAAACACTTTTTTCGGAGTATATGTTGGAAGCTGTCCAACTTTATTTAAATCAATATGCATAATCTCTATGTGCCTCCTTATAAAATTTTTTTATTTATCGTTCTCTTTGGGATCGGATATGGTTCCGCAACTTTTATAAAAGAACATGATACAGGCCTTCCAATTCCAAAATTAGAAGTACCAAAATCAGACTTTAGTTTTAACTTTGATTTTAAATTCGATTTCAATTTTAATTTTAGAAAACCAGAAGTTGATGAAGAAATTCGAAAACCAGAAAAATCATGGAATGATGTAACCATACAAACGAATGGCACTGATCGAAAATATGGTAACTTAGTTGGAATTCAGTTAGTATTAAAACCAGAAGACTACGTAAAAGAAGAATGGTGGCGTGAAAGAATCGAAGAAACTTTAATAAAAGGGAAAACTTCTGGAATTTTTGATCGCAAAACTATTGTTATCTTTCCGGAACATTTGGGATCGGGTCTTGTTTTTCTAAATGAAAAATCAAGGTTCCTCAATTCTGATACGTTGGAAGATGCTCTCAAAACAAAAGGTGAAAATTTTACCATTAGAGACTTACTATTATCCAAAGCTGAATTGATGTCAGAAGTGTATGTCAGAACATTTTCGAACTTAGCAAAAGAATTTAATGTCCCTATTTTAGGTGGAACGATTGTCCTTCCAAATCCAAAAATTGTAAAAGGTAATCTAGTATTAGATCCAAATGGACCTCTTTATAATGTTGCAATTCCATTTTCTGCAGATGGAAAACTGATGGAACCAATTGTGAAAAAATCCATTCTTACAGAAGATGAACTTAAAGTATATTCTGCTGGAGAATCTAACCAAGATCGTATTTGGATTGTTCCTGGTTGGAAAGTAGCCATTTTTATTGGGCAAGATGTTTTCGATGCTAGTTTGTATAGTCGCCTAACAGGAAAGGCTATTGATGGATTAATTTCTCCATCCGCCGTGTTTCCGAATATGAAGTGGTCAGATAAAGATTTATCGGATTCGAATATTTGGAAACAAGAGGGTATGCCAAAATACATCAAATCGACAAGAGCACAAGACCTGGTCCAAGTGTTTCTATCTGGGCATTTATTTGAAAATCACTGGAATGGAAAAACTTTCAATTTGAGAGATTTTACTTTTGAAGACCAAGTGATTTCGGTAGAAAGCCCTACAATCTTAAATTTGTACTTTTAAAAATAGATTCGTAATCGATAAAATTAGAGATTTTAATTTTGGCTTTTCCATTAAAATCCGTTTGACATGGCACCGAATTCACAAAAAATTTTCAGAGTTATGCCACAGAAGTCCCTTCCTAAAAACGAATTCTACGTAAAATGCCCATTGTATGCAAAAGGCCTTTCTGTATGTCCAAGTTCGAAGGATCGTTTACAATCAGAAGATTTGAGTCGATTGACTTCTCATTGTGTTCAGGATTTATATAAGGCTTGTGATATTTTTTCCGCAAAAAAAGAGAAAGAACAAGCGGCTTAACCGTCGTTCAGTTTCCTAACCTTTTTAAAATATTCATAAACTTTCCAGTCTTCTTCGCTAAACGTTAAATCATCTAACACAAGTTCACCACGAATACTCTCGTATACGATTTTATCTCCAGCCACTCCCCATAACCGATCTAAAAAAAATGGAAAATGTTCCTTTTTTCCCGTTACTTTCCATTTCATCGGTTGGTTAGGTTCATTTTGGTTGGTAGTAATGAATTCGTCCTTACCTGTAAGTCGCCACGAATACGCTTCTCTTGTTACAATTGGAATTCCACGATTGATAGAAGGTGATTTACCTTGTTGGTAGTTGACTTCTTTTAGATACAAGTCTCCAATTTTACCACCAACGACATATCCTGAATTACCATTGTTATAATAAAATTTTGGTAGGACGATGTCCTTTGAAAGTAAAGAAACTTTTTTTGATTCGATGTTTAAAAAGAAAAGATGATAAGCTCCACCAACACCCGACCAAACTAAATATTCATTTCCGATAGGAGATATATGATATTGTATTTTTAATTTTGGATAAGGAGAAGGAAATAAATCACTGGAAAGGAATTTTTCGGGTTTAGAATTTTTTCCAGTTTTTTCTACAAAGAGCTGATTTTCAAAGAAATAAAATATTAAATCTCCTGAATTCGAAATTGCCATACCTGTTTTACAAGGAATATGAACGATAGATTCATGTTCTAAAGAAGAATCCAGAGTTGAATATCCAAACAAAGCACAACCACCATATTGTTTTAGCGGATATTGAACGACAACATAGTTACCGTTAGCTGATAATTGAATCGAATCAGGTCGTAATTTTAGTTCAATGGAATTCCGATTGTCATTCACTAAATCTTTGAAATAGAGAGTTTTGTTTTCAGTCCAAACAATTTTGGTTCTATCTTCTGATAATGCAAATAGGCGAGATTGGTTTGGTTTATTTTTGGAAAGAATTTCTGCATTAGACCTATTGGCTGACAAACGGTCTTGTAATAATACCAAAGCCTTTTCGTATTTTTCTTTTGAAATAAGGTCTTCAATTTCGGAGACTAACGATTCGTGTTTTGATTGGCAATAACTGAAATTTAAAAAAGTAAAAATTAAGAGGAAAAAAAATTTCACTGAGACTCCAACATTTCCCGGATTTCATCCGAGTGAATTTCCTTTGAGAATAGTTCCATCGCTGTTTTCCCAACTCTTTTTGTATCATAATAGGCAAATGTTCCAGTGACTACTGCACCACCTATTGGTACCCAACGTGCAAACTGTTTTCTGATGATTGTTTTAGAAATCATGATACCTAATTTTTCGAGTACTGTTTGAAAAACTCTAACGGTTGTTGGGCGAATTAAAATTTTAAAACTGGATTCCTCGATAATTTTACGAAAAACGTGAGCTCCTCCGTGTTTGAATAGACAATAAAGAAGAAGTTCTTTTGTCACTTGAACTTCCTTTCCATACAAAGCAGCAATGTCCATGATGAGATGGCCTTGGATCCGGTAGACCATTAAGAGTTCAGGTAGAATGCTGAGTATTCCTAGAGGGCCTGGGGGAAGGGAACAGGTAGCGCTGATGAGTCCCGATTTAAAAGAAGCATTTTGAACAAGTTCATTCAATAATTCCTCGGGAGGTTGGATTGTGGGAGCATAGGGACTACGATAATCCTCAAAACCTGCAAATAATTCGATGAGGCCTTCTAAAAATCCGTTTGATTTGCCCTGAGATGGTAGTTCGTTCACGGGTTTCTTAAATCCTCATTAGATTTTGGTTTATCAAAAACAGGCATTCTGTATCCTTTCCATAGACATGATAGATAGATTGAAAAAAATTCAAGAAAAATACCTGCGTATCGAGGATGAGCTCGCCAAGGCCACCGCTTCGGATACTTTGAAGAATCTATCGAAAGAAAGATCTCGCCTAACGCCCGTATATACAAAAGCAGATGAATATCTAAGAATTACAAAAGACTGCCAAGATGCAAAATCATTATTAGAATCCGAAAATGATCCAGATATGCATTCTATGCTAAAATCAGAGATTGAAGAAGGGGAAAAAAAATTAGAGGAACTTGCAAAAGAACTCGAAATTATGTTATTACCTCCTGATCCAAACTCTGGAAAAAGTATCCTTGTTGAAATCCGTGCTGGAACAGGTGGAGAAGAGTCGGGATTGTTTTGTGCAGATTTGTTTCGTATGTATAACAAATATGCAGATAAAAAAGGACTTCGTGCAGAAATCATTGATATGAGTCCTACAGGCATTGGTGGTTATAAAGAAATTGTATTTTCCTTGGATGATGATAGAGCATATGATTTATTTAAATTTGAATCGGGAACACACCGTGTGCAACGGATTCCTGAAACAGAGTCAGGTGGAAGGATTCATACTTCTGCTGTAACTGTCGCCATTCTTCCCGAAGCAGAAGAGAAAGAAGTTGAGATTAGGGAAAGTGATCTTCGAATAGACGTTTATCGTTCGTCAGGTGCAGGTGGTCAGCACGTTAACACAACTGATTCAGCTGTTAGGATCACACATATTCCAACTGGAATTGTAGTCGCTTCCCAAGAAGAACGTTCACAGATTAAAAACCGCGATAAAGCAATGCGCGTTTTACGTGCAAGGATTGTCGACCAAATGGCTGAGACCGCCAAACAAAGTGCAGATGCTCTTAAAAAAGCACAAGTTGGATCGGGTGATAGGTCTGAACGTATTCGGACTTATAATTTTCCACAAGGACGTTGTACAGACCATAGGATTGGTTTTACGAGTCATAATCTTCCTGCTATAATGGAAGGGGATTTGGATGAATTAATCGATGCGTTAATCCAAGAAGATCGGTCTAAAAGATTAGCGGAAGCCAAGGCATAAAAAAAGTTTTTTTCTGACAGATTTCGATTGAATGATCTGTCTTGGTTGTTATTCCTTATGGTAGGGTAATGGTTTCATGAAATTTGGACAGTTTGGTTTGGTTACATTCCTGATTTTCAGTTTGAGCTTTGGGAATTGTAATCCTGTCAAAAAGAATGATCCGTTCAGTGATAATTTAATTTTACTCCTTTTGCTCAATTCTATTCTCAATGCTAGGGAAACGGATTGTACTTTCTCTTCAGCTGATACAGACCCTTTTTATTCTGACCAATGGCATCTGCAAAACCTAGGACAATTCGGTGGTACTGTTGGCGAAGATGCACGGGTCAAACCTGTTTGGGACCAAGGGTATTCTGGAAACCAAGTGATCGTCAGTGTTGTCGATGATGGTTTGGACATTAGGCATGAAGATTTAAGTGCAAACATCTCGGTCACGGCTCGTGGCTTAAATATGTTTAACAATACATTCAACCCTTCTCATTCTTACTCCAATAGTTTTCATGGATCAGCAGTCGGAGGAGTGATTGGTGCAAGAGGTGGCAATGCAATTGGACTTAGGGGTGCTGCTCCATGTTCCAAATTGGTTGGTGTCAATATCTTAGAAAAATCAACGATTTATACTTCCGACGAATACCGCGCAATGGTCAATGAATCAGGAAGAGTTTTTATCTCAAACAATAGTTGGGGATCCCCTGATGTTTATGGTTGGTTATGGCCATCGAGTAGTTTATGGCAACAAGGCATCAATGAAGGTGTAAGTCTTGGTCGAGGAGGAAAGGGAACCGTTTACCTTTGGGCTGCTGGGAATGGAGCCAATGGTGGAACTGTCGCATCACCAGTATTAGTTGATAATGCAAATTATGATGGGCAAGCAAATTATTATGGAGTTATGGCCATTGGTGGAATTGGGGAGAATGGAAAAAAGGCGGCCTATTCTGAATCAGGTGCGAATCTTTGGGTTGTTGCCCACACACAAGGGAACAATACAACTGCTTACACAACAGCAATTTCAACAACCGATGCCACTGGAGTGAATGGATTAAATGCAGGAGGTACTTCTGGAGATTATACTAATTCAAGTTATACGAAAAAATTCAATGGAACTTCTTCTGCGACTCCATTAGCTGCTGGAGTGATTGCTTTACTCCTAAGCAAAAATCCTAA
The sequence above is a segment of the Leptospira levettii genome. Coding sequences within it:
- a CDS encoding NUDIX domain-containing protein: MSKHGFFQITQKLFLRDGNSLLVLRDQKSGHGDLPGGRMNEDEFFEDWMESVYREINEELGESIKIDVNPKPIFVHKHKVNEGNFPCIIIAYEAKLKQGKVRLSDEHDYMEWVDIHSFDPKTLFSEYMLEAVQLYLNQYA
- a CDS encoding rhomboid family intramembrane serine protease, which gives rise to MRSFIWEFPLTASFALFLFLLYPTVSIFMPNLVTEYFIATPGEFEPINWILSTFFHGSGAHLLSNLFFLLLLGRVVEKRVGKTRWLLFYFMAGFLSVLGDGIVRGFILGDKTPIVGASGSISGLASAATLLSPFRFPISKTKSIPFPVFLFGWMMVYSDVTNVFARDNVAHWAHLGGFFSVFVTSYLLGEKERQEIRQGFLLNFTFFTLTIILLFFINNR
- a CDS encoding S8 family serine peptidase — its product is MKFGQFGLVTFLIFSLSFGNCNPVKKNDPFSDNLILLLLLNSILNARETDCTFSSADTDPFYSDQWHLQNLGQFGGTVGEDARVKPVWDQGYSGNQVIVSVVDDGLDIRHEDLSANISVTARGLNMFNNTFNPSHSYSNSFHGSAVGGVIGARGGNAIGLRGAAPCSKLVGVNILEKSTIYTSDEYRAMVNESGRVFISNNSWGSPDVYGWLWPSSSLWQQGINEGVSLGRGGKGTVYLWAAGNGANGGTVASPVLVDNANYDGQANYYGVMAIGGIGENGKKAAYSESGANLWVVAHTQGNNTTAYTTAISTTDATGVNGLNAGGTSGDYTNSSYTKKFNGTSSATPLAAGVIALLLSKNPNLTWRDVRELVAYSARKNDASDTDWTTNAAGLNINHKYGFGAIDAQQLLIRSNSWSPIAPALKTETMSSITPGTSIPDNDLVTGANASYSVSSSITYIEFVDVEFTTSHTYFPELKITITSPSGTVSVLSEVHACRNPANNSGCTSGSTSIASMTGSSTYRFGLTRLLGENPNGNWTIRAYDGAAGDTGTIQSVRLKIYGR
- the prfA gene encoding peptide chain release factor 1, producing the protein MIDRLKKIQEKYLRIEDELAKATASDTLKNLSKERSRLTPVYTKADEYLRITKDCQDAKSLLESENDPDMHSMLKSEIEEGEKKLEELAKELEIMLLPPDPNSGKSILVEIRAGTGGEESGLFCADLFRMYNKYADKKGLRAEIIDMSPTGIGGYKEIVFSLDDDRAYDLFKFESGTHRVQRIPETESGGRIHTSAVTVAILPEAEEKEVEIRESDLRIDVYRSSGAGGQHVNTTDSAVRITHIPTGIVVASQEERSQIKNRDKAMRVLRARIVDQMAETAKQSADALKKAQVGSGDRSERIRTYNFPQGRCTDHRIGFTSHNLPAIMEGDLDELIDALIQEDRSKRLAEAKA
- a CDS encoding alcohol dehydrogenase catalytic domain-containing protein; translation: MNLKFRAKDYLSSDSFEPAEYEYIGNQKDGWEIKRNGEPYLQLGPGYIPLKTISCGVCSTDIDRRFLPFPLPQIIGHEVLAEGLEENQGKQFVVEINDTYEARGDKEPDLFCKEGIPTHSPERRVLGIDRLPGGFGPYILAPINAAISLEGVSPKAAVLMEPFAAALQAIIASPPKKGDHVAVLGPRRLGSLILAALSSYRKSNHAEFRITAITRHDHLVKLSKEMGADDVIDLRITNVENLKNKFDIVYDTTSTPSGFESAIQIAKREVHLKTTNGQPMAGINHLTELVVDELSILPYSEQNTKFHWEKETRSNKNIFVFDNVSEDVKAKLKQNFTVYVGDEKTAESILSSKDFLGHLPRFDVVVVSNPSEIGLVIRPNPNHENSLVRPRGAILVDTTNTNQWPSDQSLVGEFLKQGKEIHSSRCGDFHMAISLLRENPEITKSLETNLISHRYPADKLEEAYNKAKDPSSVKVVVDFQ
- a CDS encoding hydrolase, carbon-nitrogen family protein, with amino-acid sequence MHNLYVPPYKIFLFIVLFGIGYGSATFIKEHDTGLPIPKLEVPKSDFSFNFDFKFDFNFNFRKPEVDEEIRKPEKSWNDVTIQTNGTDRKYGNLVGIQLVLKPEDYVKEEWWRERIEETLIKGKTSGIFDRKTIVIFPEHLGSGLVFLNEKSRFLNSDTLEDALKTKGENFTIRDLLLSKAELMSEVYVRTFSNLAKEFNVPILGGTIVLPNPKIVKGNLVLDPNGPLYNVAIPFSADGKLMEPIVKKSILTEDELKVYSAGESNQDRIWIVPGWKVAIFIGQDVFDASLYSRLTGKAIDGLISPSAVFPNMKWSDKDLSDSNIWKQEGMPKYIKSTRAQDLVQVFLSGHLFENHWNGKTFNLRDFTFEDQVISVESPTILNLYF